From the Bdellovibrio bacteriovorus genome, one window contains:
- a CDS encoding type II secretion system protein, with the protein MMNSRGMTLIEVLMAIGISVIGVSIFLFFVLTSRKHVTHVDRAIVLKELLTDNVIELKGLQIGDIVPIGKCLMRIYKTDKTFLSESVVDLNSSECPQPSLSANQVFVGWEVLPASSIEASFSSSSLKLPKYSDTLRKVTLKVWGWSDGEGKTILTNQIVIFKR; encoded by the coding sequence ATGATGAATTCAAGAGGTATGACTTTAATAGAAGTCCTTATGGCCATTGGAATTTCGGTCATTGGTGTTTCTATCTTTTTGTTCTTCGTTCTTACTTCGCGTAAACACGTCACGCATGTCGATCGAGCGATTGTTCTTAAAGAGCTTCTTACCGATAACGTGATTGAACTGAAAGGTTTGCAGATCGGGGATATTGTTCCCATCGGAAAATGCCTGATGCGTATTTATAAAACGGATAAAACCTTTTTGTCAGAATCGGTCGTCGACCTGAATTCTTCCGAGTGTCCACAGCCATCGCTTTCCGCAAATCAAGTTTTCGTGGGTTGGGAAGTTTTGCCAGCTTCATCGATAGAAGCGTCCTTCAGTTCGTCTTCTTTAAAACTTCCTAAATACTCAGACACTTTACGCAAAGTCACTTTGAAAGTCTGGGGCTGGAGCGACGGTGAAGGTAAAACCATTCTTACCAATCAGATTGTGATTTTTAAACGATGA
- a CDS encoding prepilin-type N-terminal cleavage/methylation domain-containing protein has product MKKSSRGFTMIELLLAVSLAALVIAGTVQVIYYFFSEKKNLDDWSAAQIDMSLAIKNVENDVRNIVRLEPTEDLLSANDGLYFGLSSLKPQEAPEECLADATHSVFRYTTLDRVLRSERTLRAWSESGDADKTGEANELRVSADATMSSLFQSGKAPTEISLVDADRRFIRRYEVGAVTMNLNSAKDPYDGLPKTDANGNPIRFNYASVFLKMPKNAQGATVQKKSSVFVTSSEVYESSTVIVCLRKTDLNLIKIEPLTNKVSILLQNRPSEFNVSSFVVKYLGTRKGVRVDPANFMDDTVSDPNGYCVNSVFLELKASLPLRNQTGAATSSNVTKNNVTRARTIFAPNLNAKRAVACLQ; this is encoded by the coding sequence ATGAAGAAATCAAGTCGCGGATTTACAATGATTGAACTTCTTTTAGCCGTGTCGCTGGCAGCTTTGGTGATTGCTGGTACGGTGCAGGTCATCTATTATTTCTTTTCAGAAAAGAAGAATCTCGACGACTGGAGTGCCGCACAAATCGACATGTCATTGGCGATTAAGAATGTCGAAAATGACGTGCGCAACATCGTCCGTTTAGAGCCTACTGAAGATCTTTTATCGGCCAATGACGGTCTTTATTTCGGATTGAGTTCTTTGAAACCTCAAGAGGCTCCGGAAGAATGCCTAGCGGATGCAACTCATTCCGTTTTTCGATACACGACATTGGACCGAGTCTTACGATCGGAACGGACTCTGCGAGCTTGGTCTGAAAGTGGGGATGCGGATAAAACGGGTGAGGCTAATGAGCTGCGTGTTTCCGCAGATGCGACGATGTCTTCATTGTTTCAATCCGGAAAAGCGCCCACAGAAATTTCTTTAGTCGATGCCGACCGTCGCTTCATTCGACGTTATGAAGTCGGAGCTGTAACGATGAACTTAAATTCTGCGAAAGACCCCTATGATGGTCTTCCGAAAACAGACGCCAATGGGAATCCAATCCGATTTAATTATGCCAGTGTCTTTCTAAAAATGCCCAAGAATGCTCAAGGGGCCACTGTTCAAAAAAAGTCCTCGGTTTTTGTCACTAGCAGCGAGGTGTATGAATCATCAACGGTGATAGTGTGTCTTCGTAAGACCGATTTAAATTTAATCAAAATAGAGCCTTTAACTAATAAAGTGTCGATCTTGCTACAAAATCGCCCTTCCGAGTTTAACGTGAGCTCTTTTGTGGTAAAGTATCTTGGCACCAGAAAAGGTGTTCGCGTGGATCCTGCGAACTTTATGGATGATACCGTCAGCGATCCCAATGGTTACTGCGTAAATTCAGTCTTTCTTGAATTGAAAGCGTCCTTGCCTTTAAGAAATCAGACGGGCGCTGCCACAAGCAGCAATGTCACCAAAAACAACGTGACTCGGGCAAGAACCATCTTCGCCCCTAATCTGAACGCGAAGCGGGCGGTGGCTTGTTTGCAGTAA
- a CDS encoding monovalent cation/H+ antiporter complex subunit F, translating into MMWFLSALLIVALILGTRRLLLGPTQADRAVVFDLLTAILIAATVLIAIVVNDYKVMSLVIVLAVLSFVGTSLFAYFIEKTKGS; encoded by the coding sequence ATGATGTGGTTCCTTTCAGCACTTCTTATCGTGGCTTTGATATTAGGAACTCGCCGACTGCTTTTGGGGCCGACTCAAGCGGATCGCGCGGTGGTTTTTGATTTACTGACAGCTATATTAATTGCAGCGACAGTTTTAATCGCGATCGTCGTCAATGATTATAAGGTGATGAGTCTTGTGATTGTTCTTGCTGTTCTTTCCTTTGTAGGGACGTCGCTTTTTGCATACTTTATTGAAAAGACAAAAGGATCTTGA
- a CDS encoding cation:proton antiporter: METLVDVLLFLGAISILLAAVGAMKFPDTLTRIAAITKASTLGSVCFCLGGALHFWHWETTALLIASSVILALGIPISSHLISRSRVKEGSHPHPLYLKRNDHELDFTANKPPPASRSD; encoded by the coding sequence ATGGAGACTTTGGTTGATGTTCTTCTTTTTCTTGGCGCTATCTCGATTCTTCTTGCTGCCGTCGGTGCAATGAAGTTTCCCGACACGTTAACTCGCATTGCCGCTATTACAAAGGCTTCGACTCTCGGTTCGGTTTGTTTTTGTTTGGGCGGCGCTTTGCACTTTTGGCATTGGGAAACGACCGCCCTTCTTATTGCGTCCTCTGTGATATTGGCGCTGGGGATTCCTATTAGCTCTCACTTAATCAGTCGAAGCCGCGTGAAAGAGGGATCGCATCCTCACCCTCTTTATTTAAAAAGAAATGACCATGAATTGGATTTTACTGCAAACAAGCCACCGCCCGCTTCGCGTTCAGATTAG